In a single window of the Raphanus sativus cultivar WK10039 chromosome 9, ASM80110v3, whole genome shotgun sequence genome:
- the LOC108827562 gene encoding signal peptide peptidase-like 2, whose amino-acid sequence MDSLRFLRILLVSASILLVSLLSTATAGDIVHQDDLAPKKPGCENDFVLVKVQTWIDGTEDAEFVGVGARFGRRIVSKEKNANQTHVVFANPRDCCSPLKTKLIGDVVIVDRGNCRFTAKANNAEAAGASALLIINNQKELYKMVCEPDETDLDIKIPAVMLPQDAGATLEKMLINSSKVSVQLYSPRRPAVDVAEVFLWLMAIGTILCASYWSAWSAREAAIEHDKLLKDAIDETPSTNDGGSGVVEINTLSAICFVFLASGFLVVLYKLMSYWFVELLVVVFCIGGVEGLQTCLVALLSRWFKRAGDSYIKVPFLGPISYLTLAVSPFCIVFAVLWAVYRERSLAWIGQDILGIALIITVLQIVHVPNLKVGTVLLSCAFLYDIFWVFVSKKLFHESVMIVVARGDKSGEDGIPMLLKIPRMFDPWGGYSIIGFGDILLPGLLIAFALRYDWLANKTLRTGYFIWAMVAYGLGLLITYVALNLMDGHGQPALLYIVPFTLGTMLTLARKRDDLWILWTKGEPERACPHHVRLEQCSE is encoded by the exons ATGGATTCCCTCCGATTTCTTCGGATTCTTCTCGTTTCCGCTTCGATCTTACTCGTCTCCCTCCTTTCTACTGCCACCGCCGGTGATATCGTTCATCAAGACGATTTAGCTCCGAAGAAGCCTGGTTGCGAAAACGACTTCGTTTTG GTTAAAGTTCAAACTTGGATTGATGGTACTGAAGATGCCGAGTTTGTTGGCGTCGGTGCTAGATTCGGGAGACGGATTGTCTCCAAGGAGAAGAACGCTAACCAGACTCACGTTGTCTTTGCTAACCCTCGTGATTGTTGTTCACCGCTCAAGACTAAG CTTATTGGAGATGTTGTTATTGTGGACCGGGGCAACTGTCGGTTCACTGCTAAGGCTAATAACGCGGAAGCTGCTGGTGCCTCTGCTCTCCTTATCATTAATAACCAGAAAG AGCTTTACAAAATGGTTTGTGAACCGGATGAAACGGATTTAGACATTAAGATCCCTGCCGTCATGCTCCCACAAGACGCTGGTGCAACCTTGGAAAAAATGCTTATCAACAGTTCTAAAG TGTCGGTGCAGCTTTACTCCCCAAGACGACCAGCTGTTGATGTAGCCGAAGTCTTTTTGTGGTTAATGGCTATCGGGACCATTTTGTGTGCATCTTATTGGTCTGCATGGAGTGCCCGAGAGGCTGCTATTGAACATGATAAGCTACTCAAG GATGCTATAGACGAAACGCCTAGCACAAATGATGGGGGTAGTGGTGTCGTGGAGATCAATACTCTTTCAGCTATTTGTTTCGTATTTCTTGCTTCTGGCTTCCTGGTGGTTCTTTACAAGCTTATGTCTTATTGGTTTGTGGAGCTTCTTGTGGTTGTTTTCTGCATTGGTGGTGTTGAG GGTTTGCAAACTTGCCTTGTCGCTTTGCTATCAAG ATGGTTCAAACGTGCTGGAGATTCTTACATAAAAGTCCCTTTCCTTGGACCTATCTCTTATCTGACGCTTGCAGTTTCTCCCTTCTGCATTGTCTTTGCTGTTCTATGGGCTGTTTACCGAGAGCGTTCTTTAGCTTGGATTGGCCAAGATATTCTT GGGATCGCATTGATCATCACAGTATTACAGATTGTTCATGTCCCAAACCTTAAG GTTGGGACAGTTCTCCTCAGCTGTGCCTTCTTGTACGATATCTTCTGGGTGTTTGTCTCCAAGAAGTTGTTCCACGAAAGCGTAATGATTGTC GTAGCTCGTGGTGATAAAAGCGGAGAAGATGGCATCCCTATGCTACTGAAGATTCCACGCATGTTCGATCCGTGGGGAGGCTACAGCATTATTGGATTCGGTGATATTCTTTTGCCCGGTTTGCTAATCGCATTTGCTCTCAG atatgactggttagctaacaAGACTCTTCGAACCGGCTATTTTATATGGGCGATGGTTGCTTACGGATTAG gtctTTTGATTACTTACGTGGCTCTAAACCTAATGGATGGACACGGCCAACCAGCATTGCTCTACATTGTCCCTTTTACTCTCG GAACGATGCTAACACTAGCTCGGAAACGAGACGATCTTTGGATTCTATGGACGAAAGGAGAGCCAGAAAGGGCATGTCCTCACCACGTCAGGCTTGAACAGTGCTCTGAGTAA
- the LOC108823765 gene encoding uncharacterized protein LOC108823765, translated as MEKRRSQRSSKSPPGAPIFPKSPLVYETYKSGCGWKLINFFDFRHVKSGNKRPSSDKKFMRDSAGNVYTKSQLDLLKRLHERCQCHDRIVEGDKPKTRRRSFSSEREDESYEPKPAQVLLERSKNLRKATSLNEVEKTNDKDKQIDLNNGRDCKKKSSEIKLQVRVNEAAETLISSKAEEKGKDRSKQFMEALDILSSNKELFITLLQDPNSISLKKGQDLERPHVKERRDKCSSVADDLDEIVLLKPRLSSSARLKHLAKKVKVVVGSDNDSNRTETRPECSGKARETEAFAVRNSDVSTSTVGYRSPESPVFRRKKRVESDVFKLSMEKDVLPRRFLVERQPERSDSSPIYEVPNELSSLQIKLKERRQKLEKRRERFELWPLDKDLEVFDPYPHNSNVRSLSDDCTSLETIHLEDKTVEEKIGVVSFDDLLAKDSVHEFVKKVLEASRLNWTNLMARCNEETSLLDEFSHGNHNNGQLLLVLDYTDEILREINRQDIIKFWPFLRVSLREDLIQETLRRCDWSLLCCDTPRTLDQIIEADMIKPSCVWSGFGGETEGVVSDVVENILQRLVLDLSHELKNNALQSRLI; from the exons ATGGAGAAAAGGAGATCACAAAGAAGCAGCAAGAGTCCTCCTGGAGCTCCAATTTTCCCTAAAAGCCCACTTGTCTACGAGACTTATAAGTCTGGTTGTGGTTGGAAACTGATTAACTTCTTTGATTTCAGACATGTCAAATCTGGTAATAAGAGACCGAGTTCAGACAAGAAATTCATGAGAGACTCTGCAG GTAATGTTTATACTAAAAGCCAGCTTGACTTGCTCAAGAGACTTCACGAGAGATGTCAGTGTCATGAT CGGATTGTGGAAGGAGACAAGCCTAAAACGAGGAGAAGATCTTTTAGTTCTGAAAGAGAAGATGAGAGCTATGAACCAAAACCTGCTCAGGTATTACTAGAGAGGAGCAAGAATCTAAGGAAGGCAACTTCTTTGAATGAAGTTGAGAAGACAAATGATAAGGACAAGCAAATTGATTTGAATAATGGTAGAGATTGTAAGAAGAAGAGCTCAGAGATTAAACTTCAAGTTCGTGTGAATGAAGCAGCTGAAACTTTGATCAGTTCCAAGGCAGAGGAGAAAGGAAAAGACCGGTCTAAGCAGTTCATGGAAGCATTAGATATCCTAAGTTCCAACAAAGAATTGTTCATTACACTCTTACAAGATCCCAACTCTATCTCGTTGAAGAAAGGTCAAGACTTGGAGAGACCTCATGTGAAGGAACGGCGTGATAAATGTAGTTCAGTGGCTGATGATTTGGATGAAATTGTTCTGTTGAAGCCTAGACTATCAAGCTCGGCGAGATTGAAACATCTAGCCAAGAAGGTGAAGGTTGTTGTTGGATCTGACAACGACAGCAACCGCACAGAAACTAGACCGGAATGTAGCGGTAAAGCTAGAGAAACTGAAGCTTTTGCTGTAAGAAACAGTGATGTTTCTACTAGTACAGTTGGGTATAGAAGCCCGGAGTCACCGGTGTTTAGGCGCAAGAAACGGGTTGAGTCTGATGTATTCAAGCTAAGCATGGAGAAGGATGTTTTGCCGAGAAGATTCTTGGTGGAAAGGCAACCGGAGAGATCAGATTCTTCTCCTATTTATGAAGTTCCTAACGAGTTGAGTAGCTTGCAGATAAAACTCAAAGAGAGAAGACAGAAgctggagaagagaagagagaggttCGAGTTGTGGCCCTTGGACAAGGACCTCGAAGTTTTTGATCCATATCCTCACAACTCCAATGTAAGGTCTCTCAGCGACGATTGTACAAGTCTAGAGACGATCCATTTAGAAGACAAAACAGTAGAAGAGAAGATTGGAGTAGTATCTTTTGATGATCTTCTAGCGAAAGACTCTGTTCATGAGTTTGTGAAGAAAGTTCTTGAAGCTTCAAGACTGAACTGGACTAACCTCATGGCGAGATGCAACGAAGAAACATCACTACTAGACGAGTTCTCACACGGTAATCACAACAACGGTCAGCTTCTTCTGGTTCTTGATTACACAGACGAGATTCTCCGAGAGATTAACCGTCAAGATATCATCAAGTTCTGGCCTTTCTTGAGAGTTTCCCTTAGAGAAGATCTTATTCAGGAGACGTTGAGACGTTGTGACTGGAGTTTACTCTGCTGTGACACTCCAAGAACATTGGATCAGATCATTGAGGCTGATATGATAAAGCCATCATGTGTTTGGTCGGGTTTTGGGGGTGAAACTGAAGGTGTAGTCTCTGATGTAGTTGAAAATATACTGCAACGGTTGGTGCTTGACCTTTCTCATGAGCTAAAGAACAATGCCTTGCAGAGTCGATTAATCTGA
- the LOC108828529 gene encoding LOW QUALITY PROTEIN: uncharacterized protein LOC108828529 (The sequence of the model RefSeq protein was modified relative to this genomic sequence to represent the inferred CDS: inserted 1 base in 1 codon): METPTMKPDTVLILDFGSQYTHLITRRIRSLNVFSLVLSGTSSLNQISSHNPRVVILSGGPHSVHAPDXPSFPDGFIEWAETNSVRVLGICYGLQLVVQKLGGVVVEGESKEYGKMEIEVKVGGSEIFGKGKVGEKQVVWMSHGDEAVEVPDGFEVVARSSQGAVAALENRERMIYGLQYHPEVTHSPKGMETLKHFLFDVCGVSADWKMEDLMEEEIKVINNTVAADEHVICALSGGVDSTVAATLVHKAIGDRLHCIFVDNGLLRYKEQERVMDTFQRDLHLPVTCVDASERFLSELKGVVDPETKRKIIGKEFINIFDQFAQELEKKHGKKPAFLVQGTLYPDVIESCPPPGTDRTHSHTIKSHHNVGGLPKDMKLKLIEPLKLLFKDEVRELGRILNVPVGFLKRHPFPGPGLAVRVLGDVTQGNALEVLRQVDEIFIQSIRDAGLYDSIWQAFAVFLPVRSVGVQGDKRTHSHVVALRAVTSQDGMTADWFNFEHKFLDDVSRKICNSVQGVNRVVQDITSKPPSTIEWE; encoded by the exons ATGGAAACCCCAACGATGAAGCCGGACACAGTCCTAATCCTGGACTTCGGGTCCCAATACACCCACCTCATCACCCGCCGCATCCGCTCCCTCAACGTCTTCTCCCTCGTCCTCAGCGGCACCTCCTCCCTCAATCAAATCTCCTCCCACAACCCCCGCGTCGTCATCCTCTCCGGCGGCCCCCACTCCGTCCACGCCCCCG GCCCCAGCTTCCCCGACGGCTTCATCGAGTGGGCCGAGACCAACAGCGTTCGCGTCCTGGGGATCTGCTACGGGCTGCAGCTCGTCGTGCAGAAGCTCGGCGGGGTTGTGGTGGAAGGGGAGAGTAAGGAGTATGGGAAGATGGAGATTGAGGTGAAGGTTGGTGGGAGTGAGATTTTTGGGAAAGGGAAGGTTGGTGAGAAGCAGGTTGTTTGGATGAGTCATGGTGATGAGGCTGTTGAGGTTCCTGATGGGTTTGAGGTTGTCGCGAGGAGTTCTCAGGGTGCTGTTGCTGCTCTGGAGAATCGGGAGAGGATGATTTATGGTTTGCAGTATCATCCTGAG gtgACACATTCACCAAAAGGGATGGAGACGCTTAAGCACTTCCTATTTGATGTGTGTGGGGTATCTGCGGACTGGAAAATGGAGGATCTGATGGAGGAAGAGATCAAAGTGATTAACAATACCGTTGCAGCTGATGAACACGTCATCTGCGCTTTGTCTGGTGGTGTGGACTCTACTGTTGCCGCAACTCTTGTTCACAAGGCAATTGGAGATAGGCTTCATTGCATCTTTGTTGACAACGGGCTGTTAAG GTATAAGGAGCAAGAACGTGTGATGGATACTTTTCAGAGAGACTTGCATCTACCTGTTACTTGTGTTGACGCATCTGAGCGGTTTCTGAGTGAACTCAAAGGCGTAGTGGATCCAGAGACCAAGAGGAAGATAATCGGAAAGGAGTTTATCAACATCTTCGATCAGTTTGCCCAGGAGTTGGAGAAGAAGCATGGGAAGAAACCGGCGTTTCTAGTTCAAGGGACTCTGTACCCTGATGTGATTGAGTCGTGCCCTCCCCCCGGTACTGACAGGACTCATTCTCACACCATCAAGAGTCATCATAACGTAGGAGGTCTCCCTAAAGACATGAAACTGAAGCTCATTGAACCACTCAAGCTTCTCTTCAAAGACGAG GTCCGTGAGCTGGGAAGAATCTTGAACGTTCCCGTAGGATTCTTGAAGCGTCACCCGTTCCCTGGTCCAGGGCTCGCTGTTAGAGTCTTGGGGGATGTTACTCAAGGAAACGCCCTTGAGGTTCTTCGTCAG GTTGATGAGATATTCATCCAATCAATCAGAGATGCTGGTCTATATGATTCGATCTGGCAAGCTTTTGCAGTGTTCTTGCCTGTAAGATCAGTTGGAGTCCAAGGTGACAAGAGAACACATTCTCATGTGGTTGCTCTTCGCGCAGTTACAAGCCAAGATGGAATGACTGCAGATTG GTTCAATTTTGAGCACAAGTTTCTGGATGATGTTTCCCGGAAAATCTGCAATAGTGTTCAAGGAGTAAACCGTGTGGTTCAAGACATTACATCAAAGCCTCCTTCAACGATCGAATGGGAATAA